In Oceanobacillus sp. FSL K6-2867, one DNA window encodes the following:
- a CDS encoding SLAP domain-containing protein, producing the protein MQRLQYEASWDKALPAKDREIIEAVFQETKQSGNQAVAFTQLWQAMNYKGELLVTVIVHNFTDNPFSFQMEPICYVENSELVAAKEFTIPALTIEAETSMPWAFIFPVESLKAQPVLEDGRLEFINAY; encoded by the coding sequence ATGCAGAGGCTACAATATGAGGCTTCATGGGATAAGGCTTTGCCAGCTAAAGACCGTGAAATAATTGAGGCTGTTTTTCAAGAAACGAAACAATCTGGTAATCAAGCAGTAGCATTTACGCAATTGTGGCAGGCGATGAACTATAAAGGAGAATTATTGGTAACCGTAATCGTTCATAATTTTACGGATAATCCGTTCTCTTTTCAAATGGAACCAATTTGCTATGTTGAAAATAGTGAGCTTGTTGCTGCTAAGGAATTTACAATTCCTGCACTGACAATAGAGGCGGAAACAAGTATGCCATGGGCGTTCATATTTCCAGTAGAAAGCTTGAAAGCTCAGCCTGTATTAGAGGATGGGAGATTAGAATTCATCAATGCCTATTGA
- a CDS encoding phytoene/squalene synthase family protein, producing MSGQARLDKEAMRVLKLTSRTFYIPIKLLNPTLRKTVGSAYLCMRAIDEIEDHEQLDAETKQRLLLETSALLQKEFDSQAYEALITPYKSKLPEVTLRLGDWLEFCPADIVDKVKASTSEMAEGMAKWVKKDWEVRTEEDLDDYTYYVAGLVGVMLSDIWTWYDGTETDRDLAIGYGRGLQAVNILRNKDEDAERGVRFFPDGWSRGDMFRYAEGNLAKADDYMKQIETKNITLFCKIPLSLAKRTLKALQSGKEKMTRAEVESTVDEIINE from the coding sequence TTGAGTGGTCAAGCAAGGTTGGACAAAGAAGCAATGCGTGTGCTGAAGCTTACTAGCAGAACGTTTTATATACCGATTAAATTATTAAATCCAACATTACGCAAAACAGTTGGATCTGCTTATCTATGTATGCGTGCAATCGATGAGATAGAGGATCATGAACAGCTGGATGCTGAAACTAAGCAACGGTTGTTGTTAGAAACAAGTGCTTTATTACAAAAAGAGTTTGATTCACAAGCTTATGAAGCATTGATAACCCCATATAAATCAAAATTACCAGAAGTGACCTTAAGACTTGGCGACTGGCTTGAATTTTGCCCGGCTGATATTGTTGATAAAGTAAAAGCATCAACAAGTGAAATGGCCGAAGGTATGGCGAAATGGGTTAAGAAAGACTGGGAAGTAAGAACAGAAGAAGATTTAGATGACTATACATATTATGTAGCTGGTTTGGTTGGCGTTATGCTCTCCGATATTTGGACATGGTATGACGGAACTGAAACTGACCGTGATCTGGCAATTGGCTATGGACGAGGACTACAGGCGGTCAATATTTTACGCAATAAAGATGAAGATGCCGAACGCGGTGTGCGATTTTTTCCAGACGGATGGAGCCGGGGAGATATGTTTCGATACGCAGAGGGAAATCTTGCAAAAGCAGATGATTATATGAAGCAAATCGAAACAAAAAACATTACATTATTTTGCAAAATACCATTATCATTAGCGAAGCGAACACTTAAAGCATTACAGAGCGGCAAAGAAAAAATGACTCGTGCTGAAGTAGAATCGACAGTGGACGAGATTATAAATGAATAA
- a CDS encoding glutathione ABC transporter substrate-binding protein translates to MKRVSRNWLYTFIAITLISIFLAGCASEPDEAGGTENDGKQHGGDLVIATVSDAISLDPAGANDVPSFDIQFNIFEKLIKHDENMGLESSLATSWEAVDDTTWEFKLQEGVTFHDGTTFNAEVVKANIGRIIDEDVAAPTAYLLDMIDEVIVIDDYTVQIKTAYPFSGLPAHLAHSSGAMISLEQIEADYAAMEEGADPGSVINEKPIGTGYFKFDEWSPGQYIRLVKNEDYWDGTALLDSVTFKVVPEDLTRIAELNTGDSHVTNQLSSSDVAQIESTEGLAMLQQGSVSLDYLGFNTQKKPFDDERVRQAITMAINKEQIVDGITNGYAIPAAGPLAPNVFGYNENLEGIAYNQEEAKKLLAEAGYEDGFSTSIWTNETRERLDIATNIQSQLSEIGIDVEIEIFEWGAYLEKIGEGEHDMFILGWSNGTADADNGLYPLFHSENMGPPGNRTFLDHENLDSILEEARQTIDESERLKLYNQAQELLVELAPMDYLMHKDYLSGLREEVKGLSMLPTKFLLLKDVYIEE, encoded by the coding sequence ATGAAAAGAGTATCGAGAAATTGGCTGTACACATTTATTGCTATAACACTTATAAGTATCTTTCTTGCAGGCTGTGCTAGTGAACCAGATGAAGCGGGGGGTACAGAAAATGATGGGAAACAGCATGGTGGAGATTTAGTTATTGCTACGGTTTCTGACGCAATCTCATTAGATCCGGCTGGAGCAAATGATGTTCCATCGTTCGATATCCAATTTAATATTTTTGAAAAATTAATTAAGCACGATGAGAATATGGGTCTGGAGTCTAGCCTAGCAACAAGCTGGGAAGCGGTTGATGATACAACATGGGAGTTTAAGCTTCAGGAGGGAGTAACCTTCCATGATGGAACAACGTTTAATGCAGAAGTAGTAAAGGCGAATATTGGGCGTATTATTGATGAAGATGTGGCAGCTCCTACAGCCTATTTGCTCGATATGATTGATGAAGTAATTGTTATTGATGATTATACAGTACAAATAAAGACGGCATATCCATTTTCAGGTCTGCCAGCACATCTAGCACATTCATCTGGAGCAATGATCTCTTTAGAGCAAATTGAAGCAGATTATGCAGCGATGGAAGAAGGAGCGGATCCTGGAAGTGTCATTAATGAAAAACCAATTGGGACAGGATATTTTAAATTTGATGAATGGAGTCCTGGACAATATATCCGCTTAGTTAAAAATGAAGATTATTGGGATGGGACAGCATTACTAGACTCGGTCACATTTAAGGTTGTTCCTGAAGACCTTACTCGTATTGCTGAACTAAATACAGGTGATTCGCATGTCACTAATCAATTAAGTTCTTCTGATGTAGCACAAATTGAATCAACAGAAGGATTAGCGATGCTGCAACAAGGAAGTGTTTCCCTGGACTATCTTGGTTTTAATACACAAAAAAAGCCATTTGACGATGAGCGTGTTCGGCAAGCAATTACGATGGCAATTAATAAAGAACAGATTGTAGATGGTATTACGAATGGCTATGCTATTCCTGCTGCAGGGCCACTTGCGCCAAATGTATTTGGTTATAATGAAAATTTAGAAGGAATTGCCTATAATCAGGAAGAAGCAAAGAAGCTATTGGCTGAAGCTGGTTACGAAGATGGATTCTCCACTTCAATTTGGACCAATGAAACACGAGAACGACTGGATATTGCAACCAATATTCAGTCTCAGCTTTCAGAAATTGGGATTGATGTAGAGATTGAGATTTTTGAATGGGGTGCATATTTGGAGAAAATTGGAGAAGGTGAGCATGATATGTTCATTTTAGGATGGTCTAATGGAACAGCTGATGCGGATAACGGGTTGTATCCACTATTCCATTCTGAGAATATGGGACCGCCTGGAAACAGAACCTTTCTTGATCATGAGAATTTAGATTCTATCTTAGAAGAGGCACGGCAAACAATAGATGAATCGGAGCGGCTAAAATTATATAATCAAGCACAAGAATTGCTCGTGGAATTAGCCCCGATGGATTATTTGATGCATAAGGATTATTTATCAGGGCTGCGTGAAGAAGTAAAAGGATTATCAATGTTACCTACAAAATTCTTGCTTCTTAAAGATGTATATATTGAAGAATAG
- a CDS encoding homoserine dehydrogenase: MSEKVTVGLLGLGVVGSGVIKLIENHQQKLAHQLGCNVQVKRVLVRNLEKSRDVDIEEDLLTTNPDDVLNDPEIDVIVEVMGGVEEAKDYILRAFASKKHVVSANKDLVALHGPELQDAATRNKSDFYYEASVAGGIPILRGIVDGLASDRIQQVMGIVNGTTNYILTQMDSEGVSYEDALKEAQELGFAEADPTADVEGLDAARKMAILGRLAFSTPVDLEDVEVSGIKGIALEDLQYGDKLGYTMKLIGYANFDNHELEVNVQPTLLAKSHPLAAVKNEFNAVYVYGEAVGETMFYGPGAGSLPTATAIVSDVVTVIKNMRLGVTGNQFVEPHFEKELKTPDKRYAQYYVRLYAKDEAGVFSNISALFHDQDISFKRILQTPVNKDEVAEIIFITHQTSLQNFQHALEKLKGLDAVLEVKSYYKVEGDAIS, from the coding sequence GTGAGTGAGAAAGTTACTGTTGGTCTTTTAGGGTTAGGAGTTGTAGGTTCTGGTGTAATTAAGCTGATTGAAAACCACCAGCAAAAGCTTGCACATCAACTGGGTTGTAATGTACAGGTAAAACGCGTATTAGTTCGAAACTTGGAGAAATCCCGTGATGTTGATATAGAGGAAGATCTTCTTACAACAAATCCGGATGACGTTTTAAACGATCCGGAAATTGATGTTATTGTAGAAGTAATGGGTGGTGTTGAAGAAGCAAAGGATTATATTTTAAGAGCATTTGCTTCTAAAAAACATGTTGTTTCAGCGAATAAAGACCTTGTAGCATTGCACGGTCCAGAATTACAGGATGCTGCTACGCGTAATAAAAGCGACTTCTACTATGAAGCTAGTGTCGCCGGCGGGATCCCAATTCTACGCGGGATTGTCGATGGACTTGCATCCGACCGCATCCAACAAGTAATGGGGATTGTCAATGGTACAACAAATTACATATTAACACAAATGGATAGTGAAGGGGTCAGCTACGAGGATGCATTAAAAGAAGCACAGGAGCTTGGCTTCGCAGAGGCAGACCCTACTGCAGATGTCGAGGGCCTTGATGCTGCCAGAAAGATGGCAATTCTAGGAAGACTTGCATTTTCAACGCCAGTAGATCTCGAGGATGTTGAAGTATCTGGGATTAAAGGAATTGCATTAGAAGATTTGCAGTATGGTGATAAACTAGGCTACACGATGAAATTGATTGGTTATGCAAATTTTGATAATCATGAGCTGGAGGTCAATGTACAGCCGACATTACTTGCAAAAAGTCATCCGCTTGCAGCTGTTAAAAATGAATTTAACGCTGTTTATGTTTATGGAGAGGCAGTTGGCGAGACAATGTTCTATGGTCCAGGTGCTGGTAGCTTGCCAACAGCAACCGCAATCGTATCTGATGTCGTTACGGTTATTAAAAATATGCGTTTAGGTGTAACCGGAAATCAGTTTGTTGAACCTCATTTCGAAAAAGAATTAAAAACACCTGATAAGCGTTATGCACAGTACTATGTACGGCTCTATGCGAAAGATGAAGCTGGAGTTTTCTCAAACATTTCGGCTTTATTCCACGATCAGGATATTAGCTTTAAACGTATTTTACAAACACCTGTTAACAAGGATGAAGTAGCTGAAATTATTTTCATTACACACCAAACATCACTCCAAAACTTCCAGCATGCCTTAGAAAAGCTTAAAGGTCTTGATGCTGTTTTGGAAGTAAAAAGCTATTACAAAGTTGAAGGAGATGCTATTTCATGA
- the thrB gene encoding homoserine kinase, with protein MRPFRISVPASSANIGPGFDSMGLAVNLYLTLEVTESEKWEFISPSLSSPDNFTDHFIYQIAAKIAERHHTTLPVCRVAETSEIPLARGLGSSASAILAGIELANQACKLHLSAADKLQYGTEIEGHPDNIAPALFGGLIISTLTGNEINWLQAPALDVDLVIYIPNTELKTEAARQVLPDSYTRDHAAAASGISNLVVAALLTGDYTLAGKMMEKDMFHESYRSALIPNYDQIRNEAKFHGAYGTVISGAGPTMISFAPKGEGQAIAEPLQGILPDYHVSVMMIDMLGLTVE; from the coding sequence ATGAGACCGTTTCGTATTTCCGTACCAGCAAGCTCAGCAAATATCGGGCCCGGATTTGACTCTATGGGACTAGCAGTTAATCTTTATCTTACATTAGAAGTAACAGAATCGGAGAAGTGGGAGTTCATCTCCCCTTCTCTTTCTTCTCCAGATAATTTTACGGATCATTTTATTTATCAGATTGCCGCAAAAATTGCAGAACGCCACCATACGACATTACCTGTATGCAGGGTTGCCGAAACGAGCGAAATTCCACTAGCACGCGGATTGGGCAGCAGTGCATCCGCAATTCTAGCTGGTATTGAACTCGCAAACCAAGCCTGTAAGCTCCATTTAAGCGCTGCAGATAAACTTCAGTATGGAACAGAAATAGAAGGCCATCCTGACAATATCGCACCAGCACTCTTTGGTGGACTTATTATCTCAACCTTAACTGGCAATGAAATCAATTGGCTTCAAGCACCAGCATTAGATGTTGATCTAGTTATCTATATTCCCAATACTGAACTGAAAACAGAGGCTGCAAGACAGGTTCTCCCAGATTCATATACGAGAGACCATGCCGCAGCAGCCAGTGGAATCAGCAATCTTGTTGTGGCCGCATTATTAACAGGTGATTACACTCTTGCCGGAAAAATGATGGAAAAAGATATGTTCCATGAGTCGTATCGCTCAGCACTAATCCCTAACTATGATCAAATTCGTAATGAAGCGAAGTTCCATGGTGCCTATGGAACTGTTATTAGCGGTGCTGGTCCAACGATGATTTCTTTTGCTCCAAAAGGTGAAGGACAAGCTATAGCTGAACCATTGCAAGGAATACTCCCGGATTATCATGTGAGCGTAATGATGATTGATATGCTAGGATTAACTGTAGAGTAA
- the thrC gene encoding threonine synthase, producing MSWQGLLSHYKAYLPVTDQTPALTLQEGNTPLIHFPTLSEELGIELYGKVEGANPTGSFKDRGMVAAVAKAIEEGSKSIICASTGNTSAAAAAYAARAGIRAIIVIPKGKVALGKLAQAVMYGAEIVEIDGNFDDALQMVRKVSEKAPVTLVNSVNPYRLEGQKTAAFEVCDQLGAAPDILAIPVGNAGNISAYWKGFKEYHEEKQTGLPKMFGFEAEGAAAIVQNKVITQPETVATAIRIGNPASWELAVNAKEESGGLIQSVTDEEILNAFKLLPSKEGIFAEPGSCASIAGVIQQCKQGTIKKGSKVVAVLTGNGLKDPQTAIDQLEINPVSLENDEAAVMHYIEELVNR from the coding sequence ATGAGCTGGCAAGGACTTCTAAGTCATTACAAAGCATATTTACCAGTTACCGATCAAACACCTGCACTCACTCTGCAGGAAGGGAATACACCACTTATTCATTTCCCGACACTGTCAGAGGAATTAGGAATTGAATTATATGGAAAGGTCGAAGGAGCCAATCCGACCGGATCATTCAAGGATAGAGGGATGGTTGCAGCAGTAGCAAAAGCAATCGAAGAAGGAAGCAAATCCATTATTTGTGCCTCTACTGGAAACACTTCTGCAGCGGCTGCAGCATATGCTGCACGAGCAGGTATTCGCGCAATTATTGTGATTCCCAAAGGCAAAGTTGCACTTGGCAAGCTGGCCCAAGCTGTTATGTACGGTGCAGAAATTGTAGAAATTGATGGCAACTTTGATGATGCCTTGCAAATGGTGCGAAAAGTTAGCGAAAAAGCACCAGTTACCTTAGTAAACTCTGTTAATCCATATCGTCTGGAGGGACAGAAAACGGCAGCATTTGAGGTCTGTGATCAGCTTGGAGCTGCCCCAGATATTCTGGCGATACCAGTCGGCAATGCTGGAAACATCAGTGCCTATTGGAAAGGTTTTAAAGAATATCACGAGGAAAAGCAAACTGGCCTGCCAAAAATGTTTGGATTTGAAGCAGAAGGTGCTGCTGCAATCGTTCAAAACAAAGTCATTACACAACCGGAAACCGTCGCTACGGCGATTCGAATCGGCAACCCTGCCAGCTGGGAACTTGCAGTAAATGCGAAAGAAGAATCTGGCGGACTCATCCAGTCTGTAACCGATGAAGAGATCCTTAATGCGTTTAAACTCTTACCAAGCAAGGAAGGTATCTTTGCAGAGCCAGGCTCTTGCGCATCCATTGCAGGTGTTATTCAGCAATGCAAGCAAGGAACCATTAAAAAAGGCAGCAAGGTTGTCGCTGTCTTAACCGGAAATGGTCTGAAGGATCCGCAAACAGCTATTGACCAATTGGAAATTAATCCAGTTTCCTTAGAAAATGATGAAGCTGCCGTAATGCATTATATAGAAGAGCTGGTCAATCGATGA
- a CDS encoding MFS transporter: MDKRVYLLTIVSFVVGMVELIIGGILDLVAESLEVSVGQAGLLITIFSLVFAIASPILLFLTAKIERKKLTLITLFIFFLSNVLAIFSPVYSVLFISRIISAASASLLIVLCVTMASTIVEPQYRGRAIGIVNMGVSGSLVLGIPFGLMLGNTFGWRAPFIMIAILTLCSMAGVYFFMKQITPVQGAVSIGQQLRTLKNSKVLLAHATTFLVLAGHTTLYTYLTPFSQVTMGLEGIWISIVYLVFGIAAVSGGAIGGTFADYFGTKRTILSVIIIFIIAIIAVPFSTFFVPFFFFVMIVWGSMSWAITPPMQSYLIELSPKNSDILISLNNSSLHLGIAVGSFIGSIVVDRVSIEYNAIVGGFIIAFGLVTAMFATRRDTAASQ, from the coding sequence ATGGACAAACGAGTATATTTATTAACGATTGTTTCTTTTGTCGTCGGAATGGTCGAATTAATTATAGGCGGTATATTGGATTTAGTTGCTGAAAGCTTGGAGGTTAGCGTTGGGCAAGCCGGACTGTTAATCACGATATTTTCACTTGTGTTTGCAATAGCCTCACCAATATTATTATTTCTAACCGCAAAGATAGAACGAAAAAAACTGACATTGATTACATTGTTTATTTTCTTTTTAAGCAATGTTCTTGCCATTTTCAGTCCTGTTTATAGTGTTCTATTCATTAGTAGAATTATATCAGCTGCCAGTGCATCATTGCTCATTGTATTATGCGTGACAATGGCTTCCACAATTGTCGAGCCGCAATACCGCGGGCGTGCGATTGGGATTGTGAATATGGGGGTTAGCGGTTCACTTGTGCTTGGCATCCCATTTGGATTAATGCTTGGGAATACATTCGGGTGGCGTGCCCCATTTATTATGATTGCCATCCTAACATTGTGTTCCATGGCTGGTGTTTACTTTTTCATGAAACAAATAACCCCTGTCCAAGGTGCGGTTTCCATCGGCCAGCAGCTGCGTACATTGAAAAACAGCAAGGTACTGCTCGCGCATGCTACTACATTTCTTGTACTTGCAGGGCATACAACACTGTATACTTATCTCACTCCATTTTCTCAAGTAACAATGGGACTGGAAGGCATATGGATTAGTATTGTTTATTTAGTGTTTGGTATTGCAGCTGTTAGCGGGGGTGCAATCGGGGGTACATTCGCCGATTACTTTGGGACGAAGCGTACGATTCTTTCTGTCATTATCATTTTTATCATCGCGATTATCGCGGTACCATTCTCAACATTCTTTGTACCATTTTTCTTTTTCGTTATGATTGTTTGGGGAAGCATGAGCTGGGCAATAACACCACCGATGCAGAGCTATTTAATTGAACTGTCACCAAAAAATTCGGATATTCTGATCAGCTTAAATAATTCATCACTGCATCTTGGTATTGCGGTTGGATCATTTATCGGCAGTATTGTCGTTGATCGTGTCAGCATCGAATATAATGCGATTGTCGGAGGCTTTATCATTGCATTTGGACTTGTAACTGCAATGTTTGCAACAAGACGTGACACAGCCGCTTCCCAATAA
- a CDS encoding BCCT family transporter, translating to MDTKKKKLDWPVFIASGGFLILFILLSLFDNEMVDGAVNTLFAYSSDLFGAYWQILLLGNFFIGLGLAISRYGKVKLGKKDKPKYSNFGWVSMILVTLLASGGVFWAAAEPMYHYMSAPPLVGGGEFNNINAAFAQSFMHWGFTAWAILGTLSVIVMMYVHYNKGLPLKPRGLLYPIFGEKIYHNSVLGSSADIFSIIATVAGTLGPLGFLGLQISYGLNHLFDVPNTLTVSIIVVLVLVLIAAISAATGVDRGIYHLSNWNVKFTIFLAALILVIGPTMFIIDAFVGGTGFHLQNFFTMTMYRGDEGWLSIWTIFFWGWFIGYAPMLIVFISRISRGRTIRQLIIAVSIIAPLVNNFWFSIVGGTGVFFENENAGSISTALNEGGMPAAVMAITDQLPMATLMGLGFLVVSIIFVATTTDTMAYTVAATLEGNDNPKRWLRVFWALIFGATTVVILSIGEDSIASIQNSIVITAVPVSLLLLPPLWNAPRIAKKMALEQGLIWQREMRKKVDKKDE from the coding sequence GTGGATACAAAAAAGAAGAAACTAGATTGGCCGGTATTTATTGCAAGTGGAGGGTTTCTGATTCTGTTTATCTTATTATCGTTATTTGATAATGAGATGGTAGATGGTGCGGTGAATACATTATTTGCTTATTCTTCAGACCTTTTCGGTGCGTATTGGCAAATATTATTGCTTGGGAATTTTTTCATTGGACTAGGGTTAGCTATCTCAAGGTATGGGAAAGTTAAATTAGGTAAAAAAGATAAACCAAAATATAGCAATTTTGGCTGGGTTTCTATGATTTTAGTTACTCTATTGGCAAGCGGCGGTGTATTCTGGGCTGCCGCGGAACCGATGTATCATTATATGTCTGCTCCCCCATTAGTCGGCGGTGGGGAGTTTAATAATATAAATGCTGCATTTGCTCAATCATTTATGCACTGGGGATTTACCGCTTGGGCAATCCTAGGTACACTTTCGGTTATTGTAATGATGTATGTACACTATAATAAAGGCTTACCACTCAAGCCTAGAGGATTACTATATCCAATTTTTGGTGAAAAGATCTATCATAATAGTGTGCTTGGTTCGTCGGCTGATATCTTTTCCATTATTGCAACAGTTGCTGGTACATTGGGACCGCTTGGGTTCTTAGGATTACAGATATCTTATGGGCTGAATCATTTATTCGATGTACCAAATACATTAACTGTAAGCATTATTGTTGTGCTGGTACTTGTATTGATTGCTGCGATATCAGCTGCTACAGGGGTGGATCGAGGGATTTACCATCTGAGCAATTGGAATGTCAAATTTACAATTTTTCTAGCAGCTTTAATACTCGTTATTGGTCCTACAATGTTTATTATTGATGCATTTGTAGGTGGCACTGGCTTTCATTTGCAAAACTTCTTCACAATGACCATGTATCGTGGAGATGAGGGCTGGCTTTCAATATGGACGATATTTTTCTGGGGGTGGTTTATCGGTTATGCCCCTATGCTGATTGTATTTATTAGCAGGATATCTCGTGGAAGAACGATTAGACAATTAATCATAGCTGTATCTATTATTGCTCCTTTAGTTAATAACTTTTGGTTTTCAATTGTAGGTGGTACAGGTGTATTCTTTGAAAATGAAAATGCTGGCTCTATCTCGACTGCTTTGAATGAGGGTGGAATGCCAGCTGCAGTAATGGCCATTACTGACCAACTCCCAATGGCAACACTAATGGGGTTAGGATTTTTGGTTGTATCAATTATCTTTGTTGCAACAACAACCGATACAATGGCTTATACTGTAGCAGCTACACTAGAGGGAAATGATAATCCCAAACGCTGGTTACGTGTTTTTTGGGCATTAATCTTTGGTGCTACTACCGTAGTAATCCTATCGATTGGTGAGGATAGTATTGCATCGATACAGAACTCAATTGTTATAACAGCAGTTCCAGTTTCACTTCTGTTATTGCCGCCATTGTGGAATGCCCCAAGAATAGCGAAGAAAATGGCACTAGAGCAAGGACTGATCTGGCAGCGTGAAATGAGAAAAAAAGTAGATAAAAAAGATGAATAA
- a CDS encoding DHHA1 domain-containing protein, producing MTTKLYYNSAYITTWNTNIANTIEHDEDLFIILEETAFYPHGGGQPCDLGNINGIPVLDVFTEENVVLHKIEKLPDRTQEIITCTIDWQRRFDHMQQHSGQHLLSAIFRELLQANTISFHLGVEDVTIDIDQTALTKEQLQAVETEVNKQIYQNRSIQTYFVTNEQLKEIPLVKLPKVTENIRIVEIEGIEYNACGGTHVSRTGEIGLIKLFHAEKIKGATRIYFKCGYRALADYEATLHITDTLSKRFNTGKKDILDRFEKWEQEHKQLQSQLSELKEEHDMYLTKELLSNVDGSVLTHVFSNKSLKDMQKLAAKIATEYQLTILFATTAENKVILAHNGPHTFSCGAFFKEHLKAFNGKGGGSAHSAQAGFASSEQALQFYHFACQEIS from the coding sequence ATGACAACAAAACTTTATTACAACTCAGCCTATATAACAACATGGAATACAAACATAGCTAACACAATTGAGCATGATGAAGATTTATTTATCATTTTAGAAGAAACGGCGTTTTACCCTCACGGTGGCGGTCAGCCATGTGATTTAGGGAATATCAATGGAATTCCAGTTCTTGACGTTTTTACAGAAGAAAATGTAGTCCTGCATAAAATAGAAAAGCTGCCAGATAGAACGCAGGAAATAATCACTTGCACAATCGACTGGCAACGAAGATTTGATCATATGCAGCAGCATAGCGGGCAGCATTTATTATCAGCAATATTCAGGGAGCTTCTTCAGGCTAATACGATAAGCTTTCATCTTGGAGTAGAAGATGTCACAATTGATATTGATCAGACGGCATTAACTAAAGAACAGCTGCAAGCAGTTGAAACTGAAGTAAACAAGCAGATCTATCAAAATCGTTCAATACAGACCTACTTTGTTACCAATGAACAATTAAAGGAAATCCCATTAGTGAAATTGCCAAAAGTAACGGAAAATATCCGCATCGTTGAGATTGAAGGAATTGAATACAATGCATGTGGTGGCACACACGTGTCTCGAACTGGCGAAATTGGTTTAATTAAATTATTTCATGCTGAAAAAATAAAGGGAGCAACAAGAATTTATTTCAAATGCGGATATCGTGCATTAGCTGACTACGAGGCAACACTTCATATTACGGACACGCTATCGAAAAGGTTTAATACCGGTAAGAAGGATATCCTTGATCGCTTCGAGAAATGGGAGCAAGAGCATAAACAGCTGCAATCACAGCTTTCGGAATTGAAAGAGGAGCATGATATGTATCTGACAAAAGAGCTCCTTTCTAATGTAGATGGATCTGTTCTTACCCACGTTTTCTCGAATAAATCTTTAAAGGATATGCAAAAATTAGCTGCCAAAATTGCGACAGAATACCAGTTAACTATTCTGTTTGCAACAACAGCAGAAAACAAAGTTATCCTTGCACATAACGGTCCCCATACATTCTCATGTGGTGCTTTTTTCAAAGAACATCTTAAAGCATTTAATGGCAAGGGTGGCGGAAGTGCTCACTCTGCACAAGCGGGATTTGCTTCAAGTGAGCAGGCTTTACAGTTTTATCATTTTGCTTGTCAGGAGATTAGCTAA
- a CDS encoding MBL fold metallo-hydrolase, translating into MQTLQKLSNRLFYLPSYQKTDRPILAAVAGDNQTLLIDAGNSSNHAQLFKEQLAPHNITGDILALTHWHWDHVFGLHEMDMPSIANYMTYNNIKELQRFSWEDKELDERVEAGIEISFCADAIKLELGEARDVNITDPTLIFENRMQVNLGGVNCIIEHVGGDHSPDSNLIYIQEEKALFLGDCLYANMYAEKWHYTMEKMGTLLEKIETYDAELFFLSHHPAPLSKEEFASFFELLKTSAALTKRYEGRQEAIVKAMTSHFQRELTEEDLEIIGYFVNGYAK; encoded by the coding sequence ATGCAAACATTACAGAAGCTTTCCAATCGTCTTTTTTATCTCCCGTCATATCAAAAGACAGACCGGCCAATTTTAGCAGCTGTTGCGGGGGATAATCAAACATTGTTGATTGATGCTGGGAATTCATCCAATCATGCACAGCTATTTAAGGAGCAATTGGCTCCGCATAATATCACTGGAGATATTCTAGCCTTAACACATTGGCATTGGGATCATGTTTTTGGCTTACATGAAATGGACATGCCATCCATCGCTAATTATATGACTTATAATAATATAAAAGAGTTACAAAGATTTTCATGGGAAGATAAGGAGCTAGATGAGCGTGTCGAAGCAGGAATTGAAATTTCATTTTGTGCGGATGCGATTAAATTAGAGCTTGGGGAAGCGCGTGATGTTAACATCACGGATCCTACACTTATTTTTGAAAATCGAATGCAAGTCAATCTTGGCGGGGTCAATTGTATTATTGAGCACGTCGGAGGGGATCATTCACCAGACTCCAATCTTATTTATATACAGGAGGAAAAAGCGCTATTTCTTGGAGATTGTCTTTATGCAAATATGTATGCAGAAAAATGGCATTATACAATGGAAAAGATGGGGACGCTTTTAGAGAAGATAGAGACCTATGATGCAGAGTTGTTTTTCCTATCCCATCATCCAGCACCTTTATCAAAAGAAGAATTCGCAAGCTTTTTTGAATTACTGAAAACAAGTGCAGCATTAACAAAAAGGTATGAGGGGAGGCAGGAGGCGATTGTAAAAGCGATGACCTCACATTTTCAGCGAGAATTAACAGAAGAGGACTTGGAAATTATTGGTTATTTTGTAAATGGGTATGCTAAATAA